The genomic stretch taTGTTCACCGTGTTTATGATGCTATAGCTCCTCATTTCAGTTCCACTCGATTCGCTAAGTGGCCAAAGGTCGCCACCTTTCTGAAAACTCTGCCTCCAAGATCGCTCATCTTGGATGCAGGTTGTGGAAATGGGAAGTACTTGGGCTTGAATCCGGATTGCTATTTCATTGGATGTGATATAAGTGCTCCGCTGATCAAAATATGTGCAGATAGAGATCATGAGGTTCTGGTTGCCGATGCTGTCAATCTTCCTTACAGAACTGGTTTCGGGGATGCTGCAATCTCAATAGCCGTATTGCATCACTTGAGTACGGAGAATAGGAGGAAAAGAGCAATTGAAGAGTTAGTTCGTGTCGTGAAAAAGGGCGGGCTGGTCCTGATAACCGTGTGGGCTGTAGAACAGGAAGATAGATCATTGCTTACCAAGTGGACTCCTCTAGCACCAAAATATGTAGAAGAATGGGTAGGACCAGGAAGTCCCCGAGTTCGCAGCCCTTCGTCTTTGATGTTGGAAAGCATCCCAGAGACAGATGACAGTTCAGCAGAGAGCATGAGGGAAGTTAGAGTTAATATAGCCGCGAAGCCAGAGAAGACTCAGACTTTAAATCATCATGGAGAAGATGACGCAACGGCATTGAGACAAGAAAAGAATATCCAGGATCAACAGGAATACTTTGTACCTTGGCACTTACCCTATCATCGTGCTGAAATCAGTGGAGCTTCCATGACTGCTCTTGCAAGTGGCTTGGCAAAAAAGGACGATAAAAAGGGTGCCGTAGTGTATAATAGATATTACCATGTCTTTGGTGAGGGGGAGCTTGAGAGgtaaatcaaaaaattcatatgtTTTTGGATACAACTACTCATCATTAATATAGATACGAGAATTTATGtgttctttttcaaaaatttaaatatgCTTTCTAAGCTAGTTCTATGATATacattcaaattaaaaagttctaCCTGTTGGGTTTACACTGCTATTAAATGTTTTGAATGTTTTGATTCCTGAAACCACTCTGCAAGAAGTTACTCCCTACCCATACTCTCTCATGGCGCTTGTGTTCAGCTGATAAAATTGACCTCTTCTGCTCGCTCTTTTTGGCTTGGCCTTCGCAGGTTGGTATCTGGCATGGACAACATCATAGTTGTTGATCGTTTTTATGACAAATCAAACTGGTGTATTATTCTTGAGAAGACATGCTGACACAATCAGGTGTGGAGAGCATGGATCTTTTGCGGTCGCAGCTGGTAGATTCTTATGCTAATGCCAAGCCCTGCAAGTTATATGGTCGACCTCAATATATGTTTTGACTACGAATTTTCAGAGAATCATTCATTCTCATCAATGACTGGACAAGGGTATGATTGAGGCTGAGTTTTCACTCTTTGgccaaaattttgtgaattttcactCAGTATAGATTTCTGGAATGTAATGGTCGGAAATGCCAAGATGGCGTTAAGCAACCGATCACTATGGTCTGCAACTCACTGCCGTCATGATGTGCTTATCTGTTCTATATCGGCCATTTTGATTCTTTGTATTTTTGGTTACACGATGGTCATACATGGCAAATAATATTTCCTAGAGTTTCAGGTTTCCTGGTCATAAAAGGAGAGCTGTTCTATGAGCAGTGACTTTCGATAAACGATAATGCAAGAAATAAGGCCGACAAGTCAGGAGATGCTATCCGAGATCAAATCCTCGAAAAAGCCAAAAGAGGAGGGAACTTTCAGGAGGACACCCAAATTTTGGAGACCATTGCCCTCATGGGTTTCCTTTCATTCTTAGAATTAGAACATGAGTTTCACTCAATTCTCAAATATTTAGCGCATTCGAGCAAAAATAGGTGACCCGAGATCCCAATTTCATGAACCGCGTGGAATCATCTTTTAACAACTTGAGTAGTGGCTGAAGAACTTCGAAACTGATGACATGAACAAGTCCACTGtgacaaaatcaagaaaagaacgTGTCCTGAAACTTGAAGGCAAAAACTTACATCAGGGGCAAGAAGACCGTCGGGTTTCCATTTCCCATTTCAGCCCGACTTCTTTCTCAATATCTTATGTTTATTTCCTCGATCACTTGCACTGCTTCTCTCGTTAATAATAACAATCAAAGCAACAGAAGTTTCTTTCTTATATTTCTGCGGAGAAAGGTTGCAGGCATATCCagttgaaaaagggaaaatataaGGATCTGTAAGTCGCTGGTAGTCGTCTTATGGCCTCGGCAATGCGTTGCAGGCATATCCagttgaaaaagggaaaatatgaGGATCTGTAAGTCTCTGGTAGTCGTCTTATGGCCTCGGCAATGCGTTCCAGCAGTATTTGCAGCTCAGTGCTATTTTGTTTAACAAGTAGGCATACCTAGAACAAAATTACTACCACGCAACTTGCAAAATTTCCCTAGTGCTTGACACAGGGATTGTGTATTGGATATCCTTATGTATGTACAACGGCACGTCCACATCTTTATCGATACAGATATGGATCGATCACAAATAAATTACAGGTGACAAAtgaattttctccttttccttcggCCACCTACACACCCAGCTCTCCAATGCTTACAGAACTTTGGCATTTCCTGGAGATGACAAATCATATGATGTTAAGGAGTTCGATGCATGGAAAAGGGTGGATATACCAGATATAGCTTAGAAGTCAGGTCAATCAACCTTCTTGGCAGACTTTCTATCGACCCCAGGCAACATTACTTTAACATGTATATCATCTATTCCTGAGACAATGGTGGTATACCTATCCTCATCCGGGTGATATGCCTGCAACTTTTCTCTGCAGAAATATAAGAAAGAAACTTCTGTGCTTTGATTGTTAGTATTAACGAGAGAACTAGTGCAATTGATTGAGGAAATAAATGAGAAAGAAGTCGGGCTGAAAAGGGAATTCGAAAAGATATTGAGGTGGATGACTATGTACTTGCTACAATTCTCAATTCATGTGGACATGTGGAGCCTTGTCTAACGCGTTTGTCGGTAGTGCGTTAATTCATATGTATGCAAAATGTGGATATCTAGCAAATTTTCGACAGCATGTCACAGCGTAATTTGGTAACGTGGAAGGCTATGATCATGGGGTATGCAAGGACAGGGTATTGCCAAGAGGCTTTAAAGCTCATGTATCGAATGAGAGCAGAAGGTATTGAGGTGGATGACTATGTACTCGCCACAATTATCACTGCATGTGGAGATTTGGAGTGGGACAAAGAACCTTCATCCGAATATTTTGTCCCCCTCTAAATCTCCACATGAAGTGAGAACTGTGGTGAGTACATAGTCATCCACCTCAATACCTTTTCGATTTCCCTTTTCAGCCCGACTTCTTTCTCGTTTATTTCCTCAATCAATTGCTCTAGTTCTCTCATTAATACTAACAATCAAAGCACAGAAGTTTCTTTCTTATATTTCTGCAGAGAAAGGTTGCAGGCATATTCAATTCAACAAGCATAGCcagttgaaaaggaaaatctaaatAGCTGTAAGTCCTGGTAGTCGTCTTATGGTCTCAGCAGTGCAGCCGTATTTTCAGCTCAGTAGTATTTTGTTTAACAAGTAGGAATACCAAGATCAAAATTTCTAACAGGCAACTTGCAAAATTCCCCTAGTGCTTGACATAGGGATTGCCTATTGGATATCGTTCTGTATATACAACTGCACATCTGCATCTTAATCGATACAGATATGTACCGATCACAATAAATTCCAGGTGAcaaatgaattttcttgttaTTTATATGTCGTCAGTTCTCCTTTTCCTTCAGCCACCTGCACACCCGGCTCTCCAATGTTTGCAGAGCTTTGACATTTCCTGGAGATGGCAAATAATATGATGTTGAGGAGTTCGATGCCCCACTTCCTCCTTCACACATTCCTTGATTCTGCTGCATGGGAAGAGGGTGGATATACCGGACTTGAAGTCAGGCCAATCAACCTTCTTGGCAGACTTTCTATTGACCCAGGCAACATTACATTAACATTTATATCATCTATTCCTAAGCCAATGGTGATATACCTATCCTCATCCGGGAGCCAATGACTACTTCATGCACAATTGGTTTCCAGGGAAACTGCATTAAGAGCTGAAATGTCAACTAGACTGCAAGCAATATTCGGATGAAGGTTCTTTGTCCCACTCCAAATCTCCACATGCAGTGATAACTGTGGCGAGTACGTAGTCATCTACCTCAATACCTTCTGCTCTCATCCGATACATGAGCTTTAAAGCCTCTCGGCAATACCCTGTCCTTGCATACCCCATGATCATAGCCTTCCATGTTACCAAATTACGCTGTGGCATGCTGTCGAAAACTTGAGATGCCTCTGCTAGGTATCCACATTTTGCATACATATGAATTAACGCACTACCAACAAACACGTTAGACAAGGCAGGAGTCTTGTTTGCGGAGGAGTGAAGTAACTTTCCTTGCAAAAGATCTTCTAGCTTAGCACATGCTTTTAGTGCTGATGAGTACGTGAAGGCATTGGGCTCCACACCTTCATCCAACATATCTTTCAAGCGCTCGAGTGCTTCTACTCCCAGCCCGAGATGTGTGCAGCCGGATATCAATGCTGTCCAAGAGACAACATCTCTGAAAGGCATCTGGCGGAGGACATTGGAGGCAAATGAATAGTTTCCGTATTTACAGTACAACCATACAAGGGTGCTTCCAATGTGGACATTAGTTTGAATAGATTTCTTGAGTATCTGTGCATGGACTTCCCTTCCCAACTCCAACTTCTTGATTGAACCACAAGCTAGGAGAATGCTTACAATAGTGAGGTTATTAGCAAATATATTCCTTCTCTTCATCTCCCTAAAAAGGTCTATGGCCTCCTCACCGAGCCAATTCCGAGCGTATCCAGCTATCATGGTTGTCCATGTCACTGTGTTTCTATTCTTCATCGCATCAAATACTTTTCTTGAATCTACTATCTCCCCGCATTTTGCATACATATCGACTAAAGAGGTCCACACAAAAACATCATTCTTGATCATCCTTTTAAATGTGATGCAGTGTAACTGTCTCCCACATTTCAATGCCTGCTCCTCACCACAGACATTCAAAATGCTACACACAGTATGCCCGTTGGGCAATAATCCATCCCTTAACATTCGCCCAAACATTGAAAAAGCCTCTGTTCCATGCCCTTGTTGGGAACAAGCAGTGATTATTGTCGTCCAAGACACCACATCATGCTCATTCATCCGGTCAAATGCACAAAATGCGCTATCAAGCATCCCGCACTGTGCATAGAAATGAACTATAGCACTCTCAACAATCAAGTTTCTCTGCTCATTCTTGATAACACAGGCATGAACTTGTTTTCCGAGCTGGAAATCTAACCTCCTGCAACACAAATTCAGGATACACACATAAGTCTTGCAGTTTGCTCGAACCCCATCCCCAAGAGCATCAAGGAACAACCTCAAAGCCTCGCTGTCTAAGCCAAACCTAACGCACGCATTAATCATCGTAGTCCAACTGACCACATTCCTCTCGGGCATTTCGTCAAACACCTTTCTGACCTCGTCCAACCTCCCATATCTCAAATACGCAGACATCAAATTATTACCAACGTAAGCAGCACCGCTCCCTGAACATTTCAACGCCGCAGCTTGAACTTTTTGAACCTCTGTCACACTAGAACACGACTGTAGCCAAGAAGCCAGAAGATCGTCATTTATGCATTGTTCTCCAGAAGGGCCATGGCGCAAATCGCCATCTGGGTTCTCTTGAAAGCACGAGACATTGCTGGAAAAGCAACGTTTCGACGTCGAAGACAAGTATATGGAGAAGGAGGGATGGAATCTTCCGTCTCCGCCCTTTCTGGCTTTCGAGTAAAGGCTATGCTTTggtgtttgaggtttttgacaAAGGAGAGAGACGGGTGTATTGAGTGAAGCGAGGATTGGCGAGAGAAAGGTGTAGGAGGAGAGCATTTGTCTGAACTGGTTCGAACTTCTTTCCCGAAGAATCGGTTTGAGAAGCTCGCTCATGTCACCTATTGTTCGGTCGGAGGAAGTTCCCTCATGTTCAGGTTGAGCTTGACATGATGACCGGCCGCGTCCTTTTCCCGCGTTTGTGGAAAATACAATTCGCAGTTCCCCAATACAagttaattctttttttgtttatgtttgaCGAGTGATCTAAAATAGATGGTGAATGTAAAGAAATTTGGGGATAAGTTCTACAACCAGTATCATTACTTTCGTGGAGCGTTCATTTGAGTATagtaatcttttttcttttagttcgCTTCAAAAATCCTATGTGGAGTCAAAAAACTTATGTGGACACAAAAAATCTAACGTGGCATCGTGGAACAAgtcttttctaaattttttaatgtacatatggattttttatatttttattttataaattttctttttcttttcttttatttgctttgttcCTCCCTTggtgggcgagggtcaccggcgacTCTCACTAACCAAGATCGGCTCGCCCGTGGGCGAGGGCCTTTGCGGCTCCGCCGACCATGGGCGAGgtggcccttgcccaaaccTGGCGAGGGCCATTGTGCCCTCTGGCACAATCATAGGAGTCACCGATTGCGGGTGAGGGTTCGCAACCCCGCCGGCTAAGGGCGAGGCGGCtgtggccagcgagggtcgccgatgaccctcgccgcccaagggttaaaaaaaaaagcaaacaaaaaaaaatacaaattaaaaaataacagaataaaaatttaaaaaaaaactataaataataagaaagtccacatgtcactaaaaaataaataacaaataataataataataattccaCGCAGGATAATTTGCCGGaaatgatacttaagtgatctatTTTACTCCAATGTGGCGCTTaagtgagggaaaaaaaaaatattatagcaTTCAAGTAATGACATACAAAAGCTATGACACTCTTAGTAAACTTATCCCAAAAAATTTGTGTTCATTTCCAAAGTTATTAAAAAGATACACATATGCCAAAAAATTGGCAaagattcataaaaaaaaaaaaatggtttgagTTGGACGATGTTAGGAATTCcgtcaaaaaatgaattttaaaaaatgactccAAATCGTTGTAGGTGAGAACAACTTTTAAGTACAATTCGTTTATTATTGACATTCATTCTCACGGTAAGCATAAACATAATCATTAGCTTGGAAGTTTTGAACAAGAACTTGCTGTTTTGCCACGGGTCGATAAAAATCGTGACCATGCAGCACAATTCACTTAAACCATACCATGCCCACGATTTCTGATTTCTCCTGTTTGGCCCAAGTCAGTCTTACTAACTCTTACTCTCTTGTTCCCACACTTAGAAAAGGAAGTACCAGAAGAGAAGAGCCCTCAAGAGGAAGGGGAGGAGACTCTATACACACTTATGCCCTTCTAAATTAGGAACTTTAGATATCCCCATCATTCAACGGCGGAGATCTAACAGATctaatcccaaaaaatatatagagtACATTTTTCGTATATCTTCACCTCTTTAGATATTATCCTTAAAAACTATGTAGATACATAAATTGACCACATTACCTTGGAAAATATCTAAAGCTTTGGGTCTCTAAAAAGCTTCGAGGCTTAAGTTTGGACTCCTGGCCCATTTCTTTGGCCTATTGggcattgaaaaattttcatcgGTGAACGGGGGACATAAACCCGAACATGACAACTTTTCTCCCAACTTGTCTCATGAAGTCCCAAGTGAACTTCACCTGTTTCAAAGgctaacaatcacatgcatctGTAAGTTTGTCGGGGCGCTAATGTTCCCAACCTTACCAGGCATAAGCACAAAAGTTAGGTGTATTCATACAggtatttctgaaaaaaaaaaaaggatatgcatatttatttatctattgaTGAGAAGAAACTTCCAGACCTTATTGTATTGAAAGGCAATAGTTGGAACAAACGAGACAGGAGGATCACCAAGTATAGCACCAACGGCAAAATTTTAAGGACGAAATAATGAGAAAAAGATTCACGCAGCAACAAAGAAATTGCGGATATCATCAgtatatcaaattaaaaaagagtGGTTCTAGTCCTTTGTTTTAGCCAACTTGGCTTGTATTAGTTTGTCCAAGATTGGTGGCTCCAGAGGGATTGGATCAAGACAACGCTCCGCAGCAGCAACAATCACCTGCCCCATGCACAATGAGAACCATCACAATTACATTCTACAAACTCAAGACAAGCAATGTAAAATAGCAAAGAACAGGAAATATATGTCGATCACGAACCAAAATTTATGTTTGACATATGGGCGAAATAACAGAAACCAGACATACAACACCAAATTTCTGTTTTGACATATGGGCGAAATAACAGAAACCAGACATACAACTGATGAAAAGGAGCTTGCTTTCTGTGCAAATCTAATCCCAACAGGGGACAAGTTTCAGCTGTCAAAGATGCATGGAAGGTCAAACACAACAGAAGCACATGGGAGTCTAGCATGAAAGTTAAACACCACACCCCCCACTCCATCGCGCCCCCCCGCCCGGCCCCGGCCCCGGCTCCAGCAAACATTTAGTCTCCTAGTCCTACAGGCTACTCTCAATCCTCAACAAAAATTCCTATAACACTAATATAGAAGACCAATGAATAGCATGACAATGAAAAGCCAAAAACTCAAAGCTAGAAGCTGGAGGGAGGGGTTGATGCTTCTGCGTGTGAAATCTTCCtcacaaaattttttgcaaaatgagaATTGAAGATTTCTCTTAAATTGCTAGTGGCATGGGATTGATTTGTGAAGATTCAACTAAGCCAGGTGTCAACTCCCTGAGATCGTCCTCCTTTGTCCAGGTTAGGTAACATCTACAAGTAAGTATAACCACACAGGAGTTGAATAAAAAATACGAAAGCTGACACCGAACCGCGGTACAACCCAAATTGACATCCAGAACAGATATGCTCAATCTTACACTATATCATAAATTACCTCATCTAACAAGAAGTCGATGGCAGCTTCATCCTCGGCACTTTCCTTTAAAGGAGCCCTTAGAAACTGAATATCCAGCTGAATTTGCTGAAACCCACTCCTATTGAAAGTTTGAAGTCGAACAAATTCTTGCAGACTTTTCAGGGACAATTTTATGATTGTAGTTATGACGGACTCCTGAAATAGAGATATCGATTCGGATCATTTGATGAAGAGACTGTTTACAACCACTTTTTCCTAGTAGAAAGAGAACTAGACCTGTGTGAATTCAACTTTAGTGAAAATTTCCACTTTCTGCTTGAACAATTTTGCCAGATGCGTTTCCAAAAGCTGGCTCCTGGCCCTATTGGTATTAGATCGACCCATTTTGTCATCTCGTAATGGATTACTACGTGAAGATGTAGTGCTTCCATTGCTGTCAGAACGATGATGCTTTCGTTGGAGCCCTTGAGGTAATATCTGCTTCACTTCAGACCCTACTGCTTCCAACTATGACAGATAAAATCACCTCAATGTCAACTAAAGACGAGATGAATTCGTATTTATCCAATCGTAGAATAACCATTAAGGACGTAGCAGTAGCATAATTTGAAGGCACAGCTTCCTTCTCTTTTGGATActgaaactttttaaaaatagaacaaaagataaaagaagtgCCAACCTCTTGCAGTAGTAAATCAACGGACATATGAACCTCTCTAGGCTCCTTATGCtgtcagaaaaggaaaaaagtgtaACATATGGTCAATGCAAAATAAATGCATCTCAATCGAAAACCATTAACCGTACTGACCTTGACCCAATTTGGTGTAGTAAACCTCTTTCTCAGGATGACAGAGATCCTCTGTGTACTCATTTTTATGTACTGTGAAAAAGAGATACAAGATCAACTTCCTTTCAAATTCCTAAATACTAGAACAGACGAGATTTGCCATGCTAATTAGTACACAAATTCATCAGAGAAAACTAATTCCTCTAGGCAATTGACTGGTCCCAGTAGTAGAAAAACCAACAAGAAGGTCCAAGAACAACTTCTCGCATCACTTCTATCTGAAGCATTATTAAACATCTTCAGATTCTAAAAATCGGAGAGTATTCCATAACCTTGCCCCTTGAAAACCAAAAAACATCATGGCCAGACTTGCAATGTTTTATTCAGATACACATCCTGTTTATTGAATTGAAGTATCCCCCACCAAAGTACAATCATAGTCAGTAGTAATGCTATGAAAAGGTCAAGCTTGAAGACACATCCTGTTCATTGAATTGAAAACTTCTTGAGTCAATGTGCTGATTTCACTACCCTGATGGCCGCATTGACAAAAGTAGGTCAGAGCATTCAATCAACTGTCCATGAAAAGGGATCAATAACTGATTAATGCTTCAACATGGTACCATTTCCAAACCATGCAGATGTGGTCAGATTTATCACTAGTCAGTCATGAGTGAAAGTTCAGGCTCGTAGTTATGGATTCTCAAGTGATAAAATTCAAACCATACAAGGTTCAGAAACTTTTCACCAGCTGATCGAAATCTGCGGCAAATTTCTCCTGGAACAAAAGCAGGTCCATATTCATATCCTCGAACACCACCACCAGAAAAAGAAGCAGCGATTTCCTGGCAAGAAGAAAAGAGGGTAAAAATTCCAATGCATGCCCCCAATATTAGAAGAAAAAAGCATAACGGGCAGCATCAACCATTAAATAAGAAACTCGACAGCTGATGATATTAAACTCCTTGCCTCGGTGATTCTCGGGATTGCACTCTGCTCAATGAAAACAGAGATTTGAGACAGCACCAAGACAAGGCCCATGAGACCTTTATCACTTTGTGTCCCCTCCATCATACTTTGCTCTTTATTCGCAAGATTCTTCTTCCCAGAAAGCAAGTTAAAGTGATCATCCAGTGTTCTAAAGAAATCTTGGAATCCTTCTTGAACCCAATCCACAATGAAGTCTCTCAGTTTAACTAGTAACCCCAAGTTGTCTTCCAAAAGTTGCCGGAAGTCCTAAGGAAAACATAATGAATAAGATTCAGAAAGATTTGTCGCCAAAATTCAGTCTAattttaagaacggccatattagGCAGTAGCTGAACAAAATACTACTAAACAAAGTGAAGATTCGAGCATTGCATAAATGCTCACAATCCAAATAGGAACTTGCTGAATAGGAGCAGAGGAGATTGAGGCCAACACAAGGACTATTAGCTTAAGATACTTTTCTAGTGCATAATGCAGATGTGGAGAATTGATgtgaaccaaaaataaaaagacataaGAGATAAAACTAAAAGACTAATTGCTCCATGCTTAGGTCAGCAAAGCTGTCATGGCAAGCATCTCTCACCAGCAAGACATCCATGCTGCCTTGAAGAATGCTCTTTTTGCCAGCTTCCAAGGCAATCTGCAAGGAATAACTTTCAGTGTTCTCGTTTCGCCCAAGAAGGTCATCTGCCAGTTCATAATCATACGAGATCAATTAGCAGTTGTCAAACAACTAAATAACAAAAGTCATTCCAGCAGGCAGTTAAGTGTACACAGATGAAGCGGCACGTCAATTAATGTAGTAAAACGTATAGTAATGTCCTGCaatactttcaaaaaaatacacTTACAGAAAGTATAAAATTATCGTCGTTATATGTTAAATGATCGCCAAGAAAATATGGATGGGGAATTAACCTGAGATATCTTGTTGAAGGTAAGAAAATTTTCTGGCTATGTACTTCTTGACAGCAACCTGGGCAGCCTGAGAGAAAACTAGAAGTGGTCAGCACTTCAGAGAGCTACTAATTCACCCAAACAAGTAGGCAACGCTAAGGGATTCATCACTTTATCAATTGCTTAAAGAATTGTAATAACGATGGCATAAAGGTTTCTAATTAGGACCTCCAGCGAGAACTCAGGTAGAGCAGCTTCCTTTAGGACCTCATCCATCAGAATCACATCCGTCCATATTGTTTCTG from Rhodamnia argentea isolate NSW1041297 chromosome 2, ASM2092103v1, whole genome shotgun sequence encodes the following:
- the LOC115748984 gene encoding tRNA (carboxymethyluridine(34)-5-O)-methyltransferase, encoding MIITFLRENRRQSAPWKALRVPPSSIAWLSKTYSTMREDNSFSCVHSSGCGSDLIQKPAPTCDDDKCSCRNVESTPEIEKKYVHRVYDAIAPHFSSTRFAKWPKVATFLKTLPPRSLILDAGCGNGKYLGLNPDCYFIGCDISAPLIKICADRDHEVLVADAVNLPYRTGFGDAAISIAVLHHLSTENRRKRAIEELVRVVKKGGLVLITVWAVEQEDRSLLTKWTPLAPKYVEEWVGPGSPRVRSPSSLMLESIPETDDSSAESMREVRVNIAAKPEKTQTLNHHGEDDATALRQEKNIQDQQEYFVPWHLPYHRAEISGASMTALASGLAKKDDKKGAVVYNRYYHVFGEGELERLVSGMDNIIVVDRFYDKSNWCIILEKTC
- the LOC115748982 gene encoding pentatricopeptide repeat-containing protein At4g18520, chloroplastic; the encoded protein is MSELLKPILRERSSNQFRQMLSSYTFLSPILASLNTPVSLLCQKPQTPKHSLYSKARKGGDGRFHPSFSIYLSSTSKRCFSSNVSCFQENPDGDLRHGPSGEQCINDDLLASWLQSCSSVTEVQKVQAAALKCSGSGAAYVGNNLMSAYLRYGRLDEVRKVFDEMPERNVVSWTTMINACVRFGLDSEALRLFLDALGDGVRANCKTYVCILNLCCRRLDFQLGKQVHACVIKNEQRNLIVESAIVHFYAQCGMLDSAFCAFDRMNEHDVVSWTTIITACSQQGHGTEAFSMFGRMLRDGLLPNGHTVCSILNVCGEEQALKCGRQLHCITFKRMIKNDVFVWTSLVDMYAKCGEIVDSRKVFDAMKNRNTVTWTTMIAGYARNWLGEEAIDLFREMKRRNIFANNLTIVSILLACGSIKKLELGREVHAQILKKSIQTNVHIGSTLVWLYCKYGNYSFASNVLRQMPFRDVVSWTALISGCTHLGLGVEALERLKDMLDEGVEPNAFTYSSALKACAKLEDLLQGKLLHSSANKTPALSNVFVGSALIHMYAKCGYLAEASQVFDSMPQRNLVTWKAMIMGYARTGYCREALKLMYRMRAEGIEVDDYVLATVITACGDLEWDKEPSSEYCLQSS
- the LOC115748993 gene encoding vacuolar protein sorting-associated protein 51 homolog isoform X1; this encodes MAAEDDVPLDDKAKRMRDLLSSFYSPDPSASSDASSKYPSLDAINTTSFDADQYMNLLVHKSNLEGLLKRHVEMAAEIKNLDTDLQMLVYENYNKFISATDTIKRMKSNIVGMETNMEQLLEKIMSVQSRSDGVNTSLFEKREHIEKLHRTRNLLRKVQFIYDLPARLNKCIKSNAYADAVKFYTGAMPIFKAYGDSSFQDCKRASEEAMATVIKNLQGKLFSDSESIQARAEAVMLLKQLDFPVESLKAKLLEKLELSLMDLNLKAGETNKSSVDPNDISKEGSLSELLCPTSHEASVREFVEAVRAYRVIFPDSEKQLISLSRDLVIKHFETMEQYLQKRLSSSDLITIIKTIWTDVILMDEVLKEAALPEFSLEAAQVAVKKYIARKFSYLQQDISDDLLGRNENTESYSLQIALEAGKKSILQGSMDVLLDFRQLLEDNLGLLVKLRDFIVDWVQEGFQDFFRTLDDHFNLLSGKKNLANKEQSMMEGTQSDKGLMGLVLVLSQISVFIEQSAIPRITEEIAASFSGGGVRGYEYGPAFVPGEICRRFRSAGEKFLNLYIKMSTQRISVILRKRFTTPNWVKHKEPREVHMSVDLLLQELEAVGSEVKQILPQGLQRKHHRSDSNGSTTSSRSNPLRDDKMGRSNTNRARSQLLETHLAKLFKQKVEIFTKVEFTQESVITTIIKLSLKSLQEFVRLQTFNRSGFQQIQLDIQFLRAPLKESAEDEAAIDFLLDEVIVAAAERCLDPIPLEPPILDKLIQAKLAKTKD
- the LOC115748993 gene encoding vacuolar protein sorting-associated protein 51 homolog isoform X2; the protein is MAAEDDVPLDDKAKRMRDLLSSFYSPDPSASSDASSKYPSLDAINTTSFDADQYMNLLVHKSNLEGLLKRHVEMAAEIKNLDTDLQMLVYENYNKFISATDTIKRMKSNIVGMETNMEQLLEKIMSVQSRSDGVNTSLFEKREHIEKLHRTRNLLRKVQFIYDLPARLNKCIKSNAYADAVKFYTGAMPIFKAYGDSSFQDCKRASEEAMATVIKNLQGKLFSDSESIQARAEAVMLLKQLDFPVESLKAKLLEKLELSLMDLNLKAGETNKSSVDPNDISKEGSLSELLCPTSHEASVREFVEAVRAYRVIFPDSEKQLISLSRDLVIKHFETMEQYLQKRLSSSDLITIIKTIWTDVILMDEVLKEAALPEFSLEAAQVAVKKYIARKFSYLQQDISDDLLGRNENTESYSLQIALEAGKKSILQGSMDVLLDFRQLLEDNLGLLVKLRDFIVDWVQEGFQDFFRTLDDHFNLLSGKKNLANKEQSMMEGTQSDKGLMGLVLVLSQISVFIEQSAIPRITEEIAASFSGGGVRGYEYGPAFVPGEICRRFRSAGEKFLNLYIKMSTQRISVILRKRFTTPNWVKHKEPREVHMSVDLLLQELEAVGSEVKQILPQGLQRKHHRSDSNGSTTSSRSNPLRDDKMGRSNTNRARSQLLETHLAKLFKQKVEIFTKVEFTQESVITTIIKLSLKSLQEFVRLQTFNRSGFQQIQLDIQFLRAPLKESAEDEAAIDFLLDEMLPNLDKGGRSQGVDTWLS